The Micromonospora sp. NBC_01740 genome includes a window with the following:
- the fabF gene encoding beta-ketoacyl-ACP synthase II yields MAHTDVVVTGLGATTPLGGDVASTWDAMLAGRSGVGPLTQEWAEQLPVRIAARLAVEPTGLIDRVKLRRLDRSEAIAIIAAQQAWADSGLADSGLDPERLGVSVGSGIGGALTLLAQDDILEASGPRRVSPHTIPMLMPNGPAAWVGLELGAKAGVHSVASACATGAEAIALGMDMIRAGRADVVVAGGTEAVIHQLPIAGFSSMRAMSTRNDEPERASRPWDKGRDGFVLGEGAGIVVLERAEHAAARGARVYARLAGAGLTSDGYDIVQPHPEGEGAIRAIAKAIADAGVARADIVHVNAHATSTPVGDVAEITALRAALGDHPVLTSTKSMSGHLLGAAGALESIATILAIRDSVVPPTINLEDPDDGLTLDVAANEARHMDIPAALNNSFGFGGHNVALVFTRA; encoded by the coding sequence ATGGCTCACACCGACGTCGTCGTCACCGGGCTCGGCGCGACCACCCCGCTGGGCGGGGACGTCGCGTCGACCTGGGACGCCATGCTCGCCGGCCGCTCCGGGGTGGGTCCGCTCACCCAGGAGTGGGCCGAGCAACTGCCGGTCCGGATCGCCGCCCGGCTCGCGGTCGAGCCGACCGGCCTGATCGACCGGGTCAAGCTCCGCCGGCTCGACCGGTCCGAGGCGATCGCGATCATCGCGGCGCAGCAGGCCTGGGCGGACTCCGGCCTGGCCGACTCCGGGCTGGACCCGGAGCGGCTGGGCGTCAGCGTCGGCTCCGGCATCGGCGGCGCGCTGACGCTGCTCGCCCAGGACGACATCCTGGAGGCGTCGGGCCCGCGGCGGGTCTCCCCGCACACGATCCCGATGCTGATGCCGAACGGCCCCGCCGCCTGGGTGGGGCTGGAGCTGGGCGCGAAGGCCGGGGTGCACTCGGTGGCCAGCGCCTGCGCGACCGGCGCCGAGGCGATCGCGCTCGGCATGGACATGATCCGTGCCGGCCGGGCCGACGTCGTGGTGGCCGGCGGCACCGAGGCGGTCATCCACCAGCTGCCGATCGCCGGGTTCAGTTCGATGCGGGCGATGTCGACCCGCAACGACGAGCCGGAGCGGGCCTCCCGGCCGTGGGACAAGGGCCGCGACGGCTTCGTGCTGGGTGAGGGCGCGGGCATCGTGGTGCTGGAGCGGGCGGAGCACGCCGCCGCCCGGGGCGCCCGGGTCTACGCCCGGCTGGCCGGCGCCGGACTCACCTCCGACGGCTACGACATCGTCCAGCCGCACCCGGAGGGCGAGGGCGCGATCCGGGCGATCGCGAAGGCGATCGCGGACGCGGGCGTCGCCAGGGCGGACATCGTGCACGTCAACGCGCACGCCACGTCGACCCCGGTCGGGGACGTCGCGGAGATCACCGCGCTGCGCGCGGCGCTGGGTGACCACCCGGTGCTGACCTCGACCAAGTCGATGTCCGGTCACCTGCTGGGCGCGGCGGGCGCGCTGGAGTCGATCGCCACCATCCTGGCGATCCGCGACAGTGTCGTACCGCCGACGATCAACCTGGAGGACCCCGACGACGGGCTCACCCTGGACGTGGCCGCCAACGAGGCGCGCCACATGGACATCCCCGCCGCGCTGAACAACTCGTTCGGCTTCGGCGGGCACAACGTGGCTCTCGTCTTCACGCGGGCCTGA
- a CDS encoding acyl-CoA carboxylase subunit beta → MEAHVTTTAVGVDTSSVADHRDPEVRLRALFDAGSLRLSVPRDTSGVLWARGEVEGSPVVAYATDATRMGGAMGTEGCRHVVDAIDTAVRERVPVIGLWHSGGARLAEGVVALDAVGQVFAAMVRASGRVPQISTVLGPAAGGAAYGPALTDIVVMSGAGRIFVTGPEVVRSVTGEQVDMARLGGPEPHGRRSGVVHVTCADDETALAETRKLAALLGRQGRLSPDDVSAQDEGGHDLTAKMPVETNRAYDVKPVVKALLDAPGVELHAKWAPNVVTTLGRFAGRTVGVIANNPLRLGGCLDASSAEKAARFVRMCDSLGVPLIVLVDVPGYLPGLGQEWDGVVRRGAKLLHAFAEAVVPRVTLVTRKAYGGAYIAMNSRSLGATAVFAWPNAEVAVMGAGAAVNILHRKKLAAAPAEEREALRAQLVEEQTRIAGGVNRALEIGVVDDVITPAETRRRIAEALAAAPAARGAHGNIPL, encoded by the coding sequence ATGGAGGCTCACGTGACCACCACCGCCGTTGGCGTGGACACCTCGTCCGTCGCGGACCATCGGGATCCGGAGGTTCGGCTCCGGGCGTTGTTCGACGCCGGTTCGTTGCGGCTGTCGGTGCCACGGGACACCTCGGGTGTGCTGTGGGCGCGCGGTGAGGTCGAGGGCTCGCCGGTCGTCGCGTACGCCACGGACGCGACGCGGATGGGCGGGGCGATGGGCACCGAGGGGTGCCGGCACGTCGTGGACGCGATCGACACCGCGGTGCGGGAGCGGGTGCCGGTGATCGGGTTGTGGCACTCGGGTGGTGCGCGGTTGGCCGAGGGCGTGGTCGCCCTGGACGCGGTGGGTCAGGTGTTCGCGGCGATGGTGCGGGCCTCGGGGCGGGTGCCGCAGATCTCCACGGTGCTGGGCCCGGCGGCCGGTGGCGCCGCGTACGGGCCGGCGCTGACCGACATCGTGGTGATGAGCGGTGCGGGTCGGATCTTCGTGACCGGCCCGGAGGTGGTCCGCAGCGTCACCGGAGAGCAGGTCGACATGGCCCGCCTCGGTGGGCCCGAGCCGCACGGCCGCCGCTCCGGGGTGGTCCACGTGACCTGCGCCGACGACGAGACGGCGCTGGCCGAGACGCGCAAGCTCGCCGCGCTGCTCGGCCGGCAGGGGCGCCTGTCGCCCGACGACGTGTCCGCCCAGGACGAGGGGGGACACGACCTGACGGCGAAGATGCCGGTCGAGACGAACCGGGCGTACGACGTGAAGCCGGTGGTGAAGGCGCTGCTGGACGCCCCCGGGGTGGAACTGCACGCCAAGTGGGCGCCGAACGTCGTGACCACCCTGGGTCGCTTCGCCGGGCGTACCGTCGGGGTGATCGCGAACAACCCGCTGCGCCTGGGCGGCTGTCTGGACGCCTCCAGCGCCGAGAAGGCCGCCCGGTTCGTGCGCATGTGCGATTCCCTCGGCGTACCGCTGATCGTCCTGGTCGACGTCCCCGGCTACCTGCCCGGCCTGGGTCAGGAGTGGGACGGCGTCGTCCGCCGGGGCGCGAAGCTCCTGCACGCCTTCGCCGAGGCCGTCGTGCCCCGGGTCACCCTGGTCACCCGCAAGGCCTACGGCGGGGCGTACATCGCGATGAACTCCCGCTCCCTGGGTGCCACCGCGGTGTTCGCCTGGCCCAACGCGGAGGTCGCGGTGATGGGCGCCGGCGCCGCCGTCAACATCCTGCACCGCAAGAAGCTCGCCGCCGCCCCGGCCGAGGAGCGCGAGGCGCTGCGCGCGCAGCTCGTCGAGGAGCAGACCCGTATCGCCGGCGGCGTCAACCGGGCCCTCGAGATCGGCGTCGTCGACGACGTGATCACCCCGGCCGAGACCCGCCGCCGCATCGCCGAAGCCCTCGCCGCCGCCCCGGCGGCCCGGGGCGCGCACGGCAACATCCCGCTGTAG
- a CDS encoding helix-turn-helix domain-containing protein — MADRTDLFTIGQLARRTGLSVRTIRFWSDLDLLPPTARSTGGYRLYDAAAVARLDLVRSLRELGIGLDDVRRILQRRTSVREVALAHSRALDAEIRTLRLRRAVLRSVARRGSTTEELRLMNDLARLSARERQRIIDEFVAEVFGGVEPGPGGDGLARAMRTLPADLPDEPTDEEVDAWVELAGLVADPAFRLRVRAMAVAGAAATSPPPAMPSVEPARAALAAGIAPDSGRARTVLDEMVDPGLSRAERLALADGIATFTDRQVERYWQLIGVLNRRPPFPPAVPAVEWLVAALRAAP, encoded by the coding sequence GTGGCCGACCGCACCGACCTGTTCACCATCGGGCAACTCGCCCGCCGGACCGGCCTGTCCGTCCGGACGATCCGCTTCTGGTCCGACCTCGACCTGCTCCCGCCCACCGCCCGGTCCACCGGCGGCTACCGCCTCTACGACGCGGCGGCCGTGGCCCGGCTGGACCTCGTCCGGAGCCTGCGGGAGCTGGGGATCGGCCTGGACGACGTCCGCCGGATCCTCCAGCGGCGGACGAGCGTCCGGGAGGTGGCCCTGGCGCACAGCCGCGCCCTGGACGCGGAGATCCGCACCCTGCGGCTGCGCCGGGCGGTGTTGCGGTCGGTCGCCCGACGTGGCAGCACGACCGAGGAGTTGAGACTGATGAACGACCTGGCCCGCCTCTCCGCCCGCGAGCGGCAACGGATCATCGACGAGTTCGTCGCCGAGGTCTTCGGTGGCGTGGAGCCCGGTCCCGGCGGCGACGGGCTGGCCCGGGCGATGCGGACGCTCCCCGCCGACCTGCCCGACGAGCCCACCGACGAGGAGGTGGACGCCTGGGTCGAGCTGGCCGGGCTGGTCGCCGACCCCGCCTTCCGGCTTCGGGTACGGGCGATGGCGGTGGCCGGGGCGGCGGCGACGTCCCCGCCGCCGGCGATGCCCTCCGTCGAGCCGGCACGCGCCGCGCTCGCCGCCGGGATCGCCCCGGACTCCGGGCGGGCGCGGACGGTGCTCGACGAGATGGTGGACCCGGGGCTGTCCCGCGCCGAACGGCTCGCGCTCGCCGACGGCATCGCGACCTTCACCGACCGGCAGGTGGAGCGGTACTGGCAGCTGATCGGGGTGCTCAACCGGCGGCCCCCGTTCCCGCCCGCGGTGCCCGCCGTGGAGTGGCTGGTGGCCGCCCTGCGCGCGGCACCGTAG
- a CDS encoding lipoprotein — protein MQRRTRAAVLAVLTIGLTGGCADGKEAPSAGGSPSASPSVTASTVTPGPPWHDEVVAAPAGTTVGGKGTPCELPVTFSVPARWKVEAVKGSAKFGEPRLGKALMLCEINARPTGSTGFLRVWRVDGVAGGAQEHLKYFLDAYSPEAADAEYRRVKAGTVDAVEASYPKEDGGTVHDRAIAISSLYGPIVLSLDTSDPVELLPAYQLVKQSARINRD, from the coding sequence ATGCAACGTCGTACCCGCGCCGCCGTGCTCGCGGTGCTCACCATCGGACTGACCGGCGGCTGCGCCGACGGGAAGGAGGCGCCGTCGGCCGGTGGTTCCCCGTCGGCCTCGCCGAGCGTCACCGCCTCGACGGTGACCCCCGGCCCGCCCTGGCACGACGAGGTGGTGGCGGCTCCCGCCGGGACCACGGTGGGCGGCAAGGGTACGCCCTGCGAGCTGCCGGTCACCTTCTCGGTGCCGGCGAGGTGGAAGGTCGAGGCGGTGAAGGGCTCGGCGAAGTTCGGCGAGCCCCGCCTCGGCAAGGCCCTCATGCTGTGCGAGATCAACGCCCGGCCGACCGGCTCCACCGGGTTCCTGCGGGTGTGGCGGGTCGACGGGGTCGCCGGCGGCGCACAGGAGCACCTCAAGTACTTCCTCGACGCCTACTCGCCGGAGGCCGCGGACGCGGAGTACCGGCGGGTGAAGGCCGGCACCGTCGACGCCGTCGAGGCGAGCTACCCCAAGGAGGACGGCGGCACGGTCCACGACCGGGCCATCGCGATCTCCTCCCTCTACGGTCCGATCGTGCTGAGCCTGGACACCTCGGACCCCGTGGAGCTGCTGCCGGCGTACCAGCTGGTCAAGCAGTCGGCCCGGATCAACCGGGACTGA
- a CDS encoding glycoside hydrolase family 3 protein: MGRVSTTPRRAGVAFAALTALLVSGCSGPADRRPDPAPTSAAAPTATPTPAASVPGTDPAARAAALVASLADEDLVGQVLMPYAYGDAATRVSPGSAAGNQALAGVDTPAQMVEKYRLGGLILVGFSADDPTKGNQETTNVDNPKQVRALTDGLRAAAGRLPAGPAPFLIGTDQEHGVVTRITDGVTLLPSALAAGAAGRPELTEAAWRAAGTELAAMGINLDFAPVADVLATRSTVIGSRSYGADPKVTAGQVAGAVRGLQAAGVAATVKHFPGHGHSAADSHEGLPVLDQPRRTLETGAWPPFSAAIDAGTMAVMSAHLDARSVDPGTAATFSHKLLTDVLRGQLGFQGVVITDGMNMPPAKRWSPGEAAVRALKAGNDLILMPPNVRQAYDGLLAALRDKSLPRTRLVEAATRVLTMKFKLADRPTPELSTLAGPAHRKAAEDLAAAAVTVLRGACGGGVRGPVTVTASGGREHTRAALTEALKAAGVKVVAGGGTVVHLVGYGDGAGDLRADAAVTVAMDTPYVLAKAKSPTLLATYSSSRVSMTALAGVLAGKTRPGGRSPVPVTGLSATTCGA; this comes from the coding sequence ATGGGCCGCGTGTCGACTACCCCGCGACGTGCCGGCGTCGCGTTCGCCGCTCTGACCGCACTGCTCGTCTCCGGGTGCTCCGGGCCGGCGGACCGCCGCCCCGACCCGGCACCGACGAGCGCCGCCGCCCCGACGGCCACCCCGACACCCGCCGCGAGCGTCCCCGGCACCGACCCCGCCGCCCGCGCCGCCGCCCTCGTGGCCTCGCTCGCCGACGAGGACCTCGTCGGCCAGGTGCTGATGCCGTACGCCTACGGCGACGCGGCCACCCGGGTCTCGCCCGGCTCGGCGGCCGGCAACCAGGCACTGGCCGGGGTGGACACCCCCGCCCAGATGGTCGAGAAGTACCGGCTCGGCGGGCTGATCCTGGTCGGCTTCAGCGCCGACGACCCGACCAAGGGCAACCAGGAGACGACAAACGTCGACAACCCGAAGCAGGTTCGCGCGCTCACCGACGGCCTGCGCGCGGCCGCCGGTCGGCTGCCCGCCGGGCCGGCGCCCTTCCTGATCGGCACCGACCAGGAGCACGGCGTGGTCACCCGGATCACCGACGGTGTGACCCTGCTGCCCAGCGCCCTCGCCGCCGGCGCCGCCGGACGACCGGAGCTGACCGAGGCCGCCTGGCGGGCGGCCGGCACCGAACTCGCCGCGATGGGGATCAACCTCGACTTCGCCCCCGTCGCCGACGTGCTCGCCACCCGCAGCACGGTGATCGGTTCCCGGTCGTACGGTGCGGACCCGAAGGTGACGGCGGGGCAGGTCGCGGGCGCGGTCCGGGGCCTGCAGGCCGCGGGCGTCGCGGCCACCGTCAAGCACTTCCCGGGGCACGGGCACAGCGCCGCCGACTCCCACGAGGGACTGCCGGTGCTCGACCAGCCCCGCCGGACGCTGGAGACCGGGGCGTGGCCGCCCTTCTCCGCCGCCATCGACGCGGGCACGATGGCCGTGATGTCCGCCCACCTCGACGCGCGGTCGGTGGACCCGGGCACCGCGGCGACCTTCTCGCACAAGCTGCTCACCGACGTGCTCCGTGGCCAGCTGGGCTTCCAGGGCGTGGTGATCACCGACGGGATGAACATGCCGCCGGCCAAGCGCTGGTCGCCGGGTGAGGCCGCCGTGCGCGCGCTGAAGGCGGGCAACGACCTCATCCTCATGCCGCCGAACGTCCGTCAGGCGTACGACGGGCTGCTCGCCGCGCTCCGCGACAAGTCGCTGCCCCGGACCCGCCTCGTCGAGGCCGCGACCCGGGTGCTGACGATGAAGTTCAAGCTGGCCGACCGGCCCACGCCCGAGCTGTCCACGCTGGCCGGCCCGGCGCACCGCAAGGCGGCGGAGGACCTGGCCGCGGCGGCGGTGACGGTGCTGCGGGGCGCCTGCGGCGGCGGCGTACGGGGGCCGGTGACCGTGACCGCCTCCGGCGGGCGCGAGCACACGCGGGCGGCGCTGACCGAGGCGCTCAAGGCGGCCGGGGTCAAGGTGGTGGCCGGCGGCGGCACGGTGGTGCACCTCGTCGGGTACGGCGACGGCGCCGGCGACCTGCGCGCCGACGCCGCCGTCACGGTCGCCATGGACACCCCGTACGTGCTGGCGAAGGCCAAGTCGCCGACCCTCCTGGCGACCTACTCCTCCAGCCGGGTGTCGATGACCGCCCTCGCCGGGGTGCTGGCCGGCAAGACCCGACCGGGCGGCCGGTCCCCGGTGCCGGTGACCGGCCTGTCCGCCACGACCTGCGGCGCCTGA
- a CDS encoding DUF3145 domain-containing protein → MPTRGVVYVHSTPLAVCSHVEWAIARVLAAPVNLQWTAQPVDPGARRAECGWTGRPGTGAELAAALRQWPMIRFEVTEEPSPGADGERFMYVPGRGLFRAGVGAAGDIQLGEDRLRSIMAGARAPEALAHALDKALGTAWDAELEPYRYAGDGAPVTLLTRVG, encoded by the coding sequence GTGCCAACGCGTGGCGTCGTATACGTCCACTCGACCCCGCTCGCCGTGTGCTCACACGTCGAGTGGGCGATCGCGCGCGTCCTCGCCGCGCCGGTCAACCTGCAGTGGACGGCTCAGCCCGTCGACCCCGGCGCACGCCGGGCCGAGTGCGGGTGGACCGGTCGCCCGGGGACGGGCGCCGAGCTGGCTGCTGCCCTCCGGCAGTGGCCCATGATCCGTTTCGAGGTCACCGAGGAACCGAGCCCCGGCGCCGACGGCGAGCGCTTCATGTACGTGCCCGGACGGGGCCTGTTCCGGGCGGGCGTCGGCGCGGCCGGCGACATCCAGCTCGGCGAGGACCGGCTGCGCAGCATCATGGCGGGCGCGCGGGCCCCCGAGGCCCTCGCGCACGCCCTCGACAAGGCGCTCGGCACGGCGTGGGACGCCGAGCTGGAGCCCTACCGGTACGCCGGCGACGGCGCGCCGGTGACCCTGCTCACCCGCGTCGGCTGA
- a CDS encoding carbonic anhydrase translates to MGSPRAALAELLAGNRRFVSGQPVHGHDVTAAAAASGDQQPYAVLLGCIDSRVPLEAIFDQTFGSICVIRTGGHVLDRAVLGSIEYVVGELGVPLVMVLGHERCGAVASAVDALRGGRSPGGALAHLVDQIAPAVTEVGVDDPRVHPMAVRRHVLRTVAALRADGRLAVPVAAGRLTVVGALYDLTTGEVTLLEP, encoded by the coding sequence ATGGGGTCGCCCCGGGCCGCGCTGGCCGAGCTGCTCGCCGGCAACCGCCGCTTCGTCAGCGGCCAGCCGGTGCACGGCCACGACGTCACCGCCGCCGCGGCGGCCTCGGGCGACCAGCAGCCGTACGCGGTACTGCTCGGCTGCATCGACTCGCGGGTGCCGCTGGAGGCGATCTTCGACCAGACCTTCGGCTCGATCTGCGTGATCCGCACCGGTGGGCACGTACTGGACCGGGCGGTGCTCGGCTCCATCGAGTACGTGGTCGGTGAGCTGGGCGTGCCGCTGGTGATGGTGCTCGGGCACGAACGGTGCGGCGCGGTGGCCTCCGCCGTGGACGCGTTGCGTGGCGGGCGGTCGCCGGGCGGCGCGCTGGCCCACCTCGTCGACCAGATCGCCCCGGCGGTGACCGAGGTGGGCGTCGACGACCCCCGGGTGCACCCGATGGCGGTCCGCCGGCACGTGCTCCGTACGGTCGCCGCCCTGCGCGCCGACGGCCGGCTCGCCGTCCCGGTCGCCGCCGGCCGCCTGACGGTGGTCGGCGCCCTCTACGACCTGACCACCGGCGAGGTGACCCTGCTGGAGCCGTAG
- a CDS encoding HelD family protein has protein sequence MTDQTTLEQEIAVEQRHLDRVYARLAELRRSAVSAEKEGYRLARVGNFGALVERDAMVFHAARRRHMLDAEHEGLVFGRLDLLDRQVLHVGRLGIRDDDASTLVVDWRAPAAAAFYQATPAQPLGVVRRRTIQSSAERVTRIEDDLLDPVAAPADMAVVGDGALLATLSKATGRGMRDIVATIQREQDEAIRSPGSGVTIVSGGPGTGKTAVALHRAAYLLYSDRSRFAGGGILVVGPSSVFVEYIASVLPSLGEDTATLHSLGTLFAGLTATRTDPPAVAAVKGSLRMRRVLERAARDAVPGGPTELRLLYRGELLRLERRELDGIRDRAMPRGARRNEVRRAGFDGVFAALWAQARRLGVGRLPEQRAFEDEIAERPEFREFLKAWWPRLHPRHVLGWLARPDRLHRYAEGILSRAEIRLLTDAYGSLDAAGLTIADIALLDELDALLGKPMKPARAKRDPFQLAGGVRELSTFADRQRAAREAARERPDDYREYAHVVVDESQDVSPMQWRMIGRRGRLASWTVVGDPAQTAWTGDPEELNRARDQALGRRKRHHFTLTTNYRNSAEIFAVAAAEIRRLHPDLPLPRAVRSTGVDPVALSVPPAELESAVVAAADALLAEVEGTVGVITPVPRRDEVAGWLGGLGAPRLQVVTSLEAKGMEYDGVVLVAPGEIRADPGSGVRTLYVALSRATQRLTTVDPIG, from the coding sequence GTGACCGACCAGACCACCCTGGAACAGGAGATCGCCGTCGAGCAGCGGCATCTCGACCGGGTGTACGCCCGACTGGCCGAGCTGCGCCGGTCGGCGGTCAGCGCCGAGAAGGAGGGCTACCGGCTCGCCCGGGTGGGCAACTTCGGGGCGCTGGTCGAACGGGACGCGATGGTGTTCCACGCCGCACGGCGGCGGCACATGCTGGACGCCGAGCACGAGGGCCTGGTCTTCGGCCGGCTGGACCTGCTCGACCGGCAGGTGCTGCACGTCGGGCGGCTCGGCATCCGCGACGACGACGCCTCCACCCTGGTGGTCGACTGGCGGGCCCCGGCCGCCGCCGCCTTCTACCAGGCCACTCCCGCGCAGCCGCTGGGCGTGGTGCGGCGACGCACGATCCAGTCCTCCGCCGAGCGGGTCACCCGGATCGAGGACGACCTGCTCGATCCGGTCGCCGCGCCCGCCGACATGGCGGTGGTCGGCGACGGCGCGCTGCTGGCCACGCTGTCGAAGGCCACCGGCCGGGGCATGCGGGACATCGTCGCCACCATCCAGCGGGAGCAGGACGAGGCCATCCGCTCCCCCGGCTCGGGCGTGACGATCGTGTCCGGCGGCCCGGGCACCGGGAAGACGGCCGTCGCCCTGCACCGGGCCGCGTACCTGCTCTATTCCGACCGCAGCCGGTTCGCCGGCGGCGGCATCCTGGTGGTGGGCCCGTCCTCGGTCTTCGTCGAGTACATCGCCTCGGTGCTGCCCTCGCTCGGCGAGGACACCGCCACCCTGCACTCGCTGGGCACGCTCTTCGCGGGCCTGACCGCCACCCGCACCGATCCGCCGGCGGTGGCGGCGGTGAAGGGCTCGCTGCGGATGCGGCGGGTGCTGGAGCGGGCGGCCCGGGACGCGGTGCCGGGCGGCCCGACCGAGCTGCGCCTGCTCTACCGGGGCGAGCTGCTCCGGCTGGAGCGCCGCGAGCTGGACGGCATCCGGGACCGGGCGATGCCCCGGGGCGCCCGCCGCAACGAGGTGCGCCGGGCCGGCTTCGACGGGGTCTTCGCGGCGCTGTGGGCGCAGGCCCGCAGGTTGGGCGTGGGCCGGCTGCCCGAGCAGCGCGCGTTCGAGGACGAGATCGCCGAGCGGCCGGAGTTCCGGGAGTTCCTGAAGGCGTGGTGGCCCCGGCTGCACCCCCGGCACGTGCTGGGCTGGCTGGCCCGTCCGGACCGGCTGCACCGCTACGCCGAGGGGATCCTCTCCCGCGCCGAGATCCGGCTGCTGACCGACGCGTACGGCAGCCTCGACGCCGCCGGGCTGACGATCGCCGACATCGCGCTGCTCGACGAGCTGGACGCGCTGCTCGGCAAGCCGATGAAGCCCGCCCGGGCGAAGCGGGACCCGTTCCAGCTGGCCGGCGGGGTCCGCGAGCTGAGCACCTTCGCCGACCGGCAGCGCGCCGCCCGCGAGGCGGCGCGGGAACGCCCGGACGACTACCGGGAGTACGCGCACGTGGTGGTCGACGAGTCGCAGGACGTCTCGCCGATGCAGTGGCGCATGATCGGCCGGCGGGGCCGGCTGGCCTCGTGGACGGTGGTGGGCGATCCGGCGCAGACGGCGTGGACGGGGGATCCGGAGGAGCTGAACCGGGCCCGGGACCAGGCGTTGGGCCGGCGCAAGCGGCACCACTTCACCCTCACCACGAACTACCGCAACTCGGCGGAGATCTTCGCGGTGGCGGCGGCCGAGATCCGCCGGCTGCACCCGGACCTGCCGCTGCCCCGGGCGGTGCGCTCCACCGGCGTCGACCCGGTCGCGCTGTCGGTGCCGCCGGCGGAGCTGGAGAGCGCCGTCGTGGCGGCGGCCGACGCGCTGCTCGCCGAGGTCGAGGGCACGGTCGGGGTGATCACGCCGGTGCCGCGCCGCGACGAGGTGGCCGGCTGGCTGGGCGGGCTCGGCGCGCCGCGTTTGCAGGTGGTGACCAGCCTGGAGGCCAAGGGCATGGAGTACGACGGGGTCGTCCTCGTCGCTCCGGGCGAGATCCGGGCCGACCCGGGGTCGGGGGTGCGGACGCTCTACGTGGCGCTGTCCCGGGCCACCCAGCGGCTGACCACCGTCGACCCGATCGGCTGA
- a CDS encoding cation diffusion facilitator family transporter, with the protein MGAGHDHHHGSVANAAHRHRGRLWAAFGLLAGLMVVEAVAAFRTGSLALLSDAGHMFTDVLGIGMALAAIAATRRAGADPQRTFGLYRLEVLAALANAMLLSGVAVYVVIEAVRRFGDPPEVLAGPMLVVAVLGLLANIGAFALLRSGAKESINVHGAYLEVLGDLLGSLGVIGAALLIATTGWWWADPLVAVAIGVFILPRTWRLGRAALRILVQAAPEHLQVTAVHDRLAAVPGVAEVHDLHVWTLTSGMEVASAHLTMAPGAEVGAVLGAARAALHDDFHIEHATLQIEPGASRGACGSVEW; encoded by the coding sequence GTGGGCGCAGGTCATGACCACCATCACGGGTCGGTGGCGAATGCCGCGCACCGCCACCGGGGCCGGCTCTGGGCGGCGTTCGGGCTGCTCGCCGGCCTCATGGTGGTGGAGGCGGTGGCGGCCTTCCGCACGGGCTCGCTGGCCCTGCTGAGCGATGCCGGGCACATGTTCACCGACGTGCTCGGGATCGGCATGGCGCTCGCGGCGATCGCCGCCACCCGGCGGGCGGGCGCCGACCCGCAGCGCACCTTCGGCCTCTACCGGCTGGAGGTGCTGGCCGCACTGGCCAACGCCATGCTGCTCTCCGGCGTCGCGGTCTACGTCGTGATCGAGGCGGTGCGCCGCTTCGGCGACCCGCCGGAGGTGCTGGCCGGCCCGATGCTGGTGGTCGCCGTGCTCGGCCTGCTCGCCAACATCGGCGCCTTCGCGCTGCTGCGCTCCGGGGCGAAGGAGAGCATCAACGTCCACGGCGCGTACCTGGAGGTGCTCGGCGACCTGCTGGGGTCACTCGGCGTGATCGGGGCCGCGCTGCTGATCGCCACCACCGGCTGGTGGTGGGCGGACCCGCTGGTGGCGGTCGCGATCGGGGTGTTCATCCTGCCGCGCACCTGGCGGCTCGGGCGGGCCGCGCTGCGCATCCTGGTGCAGGCCGCGCCGGAGCACCTCCAGGTGACCGCGGTGCACGACCGGCTGGCCGCCGTGCCCGGCGTCGCCGAGGTGCACGACCTGCACGTCTGGACGCTCACCTCCGGCATGGAGGTGGCCTCGGCCCACCTGACCATGGCACCCGGCGCGGAGGTCGGCGCGGTGCTGGGCGCCGCCCGGGCCGCGCTGCACGACGACTTCCACATCGAGCACGCCACGTTGCAGATCGAGCCCGGAGCGTCGCGCGGGGCCTGCGGGTCGGTTGAGTGGTAA